CCTCTCTCCTGCCACATTTGATAAGCTTTGTTGACGCCGCATGCCTGAAAGGGCAGACACAGCAGTCAGCTGGTTCATCCTGCATTCAGCCGAAGACAGGTTAAAAGAACCACATAGGAATTCGACAAGTCGGTCTTCCGAACAGATGACCGTCTTTCGTGCGCCACCCGGCGCAGTGTTTGACATTTGACAGGACGATCCTCGTGACCCAGACCCGCAGACAGTTTCTCAAGACCACGGCCCTGGCGGCAGCCACGCTCAGCCTGGCCACAACCGGTTCGGCCTTTGCCCAGTCCGTCAACGAAGAGGAGCTCTTGAAGCCCGGTCCGCTTGGCGACAAGATCCTCGGCGACGAGAATGCACCGGTCACGATCGTGGAATATGCCTCCATGACCTGTGGCCACTGTGCCAATTTCCACAAGAGCACCTGGCCGGAGCTGAAAAAGCAATATATCGAGACCGGCAAGGTGCGCTTCATTTTCCGCGAATTCCCGCTGGATCCGGTGGCCGCCGCCGCCTTCATGCTGGCCCGCTGCGCCCCTCAGGACAAATATTTCGAGATTGTGGACATCATGTTCGACAGCCAGCGCAGCTGGGCCTTCACGGACAATCCGTATCAATCCCTGCTCGACTTTTCCAAGCAGATCGGATTTACACAGGAGTCCTTTGAGGAATGCTTGACAAACCAGGGTTTGCTTGACGCAGTGAATGCAGTGAAGGACCGTGGTGCGAACGAGTTTGGGGTGAACTCGACGCCGACATTCTTCATCAACGGCGAAAAGCACTCTGGGGCGCTGTCGATTGAGAACATGGGCAAGATCATCGAGGAAAACCTCTGAGCAGGCGATTGAAACGCGGGCCTTGAGTATCCCGTGTGATCTCAAGCCTGACATTCCGGCGTCCGAGCCCGGGAGGCCCGGACGCCGATGAAGTTTTCGAAACTCCGCATTGTCGGTTTCAAATCCTTCGTTGAACCGATGGAGTTCATCATCGGCAACGGCTTGACAGGTGTGGTCGGGCCGAACGGTTGCGGCAAGTCCAACCTTGTCGAGGCCCTGCGCTGGGTGATGGGGGAAAACTCCTACAAGAACATGCGTGCGTCCGGCATGGACGACGTGATTTTTTCCGGCAGCCTCAACCGTCCGGCCCGTAACACGGCCGAAGTCACGCTGTTCCTGGAAAACCAGGACCGGACGGCTCCCGCCGCTTTCAACGATGCCGACGCGCTGGAGGTCAGCCGGCGGATCGAGCGCGAGCAGGGCTCCAACTACAAGATCAATGCCCGGGACGTGCGTGCGCGTGACGTGCAGCTGCTGTTTGCCGACGCCTCGACAGGGGCCCGGTCGCCGGCGATGGTCCGTCAGGGCCAGATCGGTGAGCTGATTGCCGCCAAGCCGACATCGCGGCGTCAGATCCTGGAAGAGGCCGCCGGCATTTCCGGTCTGCATTCGCGCCGGCACGAGGCCGAAATCAGGTTGCGCGCCGCCGAGCAGAACCTGGAGCGCCTGGAAGATGTCCTCGTGCAGATCGATGGCCAGCTGGACAATCTGAAACGGCAGTCGCGTCAGGCTACCCGCTACCGGAATCTCTCCTCCGAGATCAGGGCGGCGGAAGCCTCGATCCTCTACATTCGCTGGACGGAAGCGCGCGACGCGCTTGGGACAGCAGAAGGTCAATTCGCCGAGGCGCAGAAACAGGTCAACGAGGCAACGGCGCTGCAGGCCGAAAGTGCCCGCGTGCAGGCAATCGCCGCCCACAAGCTGCCGGAACTGCGTGACGAGGCTGCCAAGGCCGGCGCCGCCCTGCAGCGACTGGTAATTGCCCGCAACGAACTCGATGCCGAAGAGCGCAGGGTCAAGGAGCGGTTGCAGGACCTCGAACGGCGGCTGGTGCAGCTGGCCGAGGATGTGCGCCGCGAACAGAGCATGGTCTCGGAGAATGACGAGGTGCTGGAACGGCTCTCGGAAGAACGCGCCGAGCTGCTTGAAGAAAACGAAATGGTGCAGGAGCGTACCGAGACCGCACGCGAAAAGGTCGCCGAGGCGGAGGAGACGGTGCGCGGACTGGAGACCCGTCTGTCGGATCTCACTGCAGCCGAGGCTCGTGCAAACGCTGAGCGCAGGCAGCTGGAGCGGGCCGTGGCCGAAAGCCGCCAGCGCGCCGACCGGCTGGTCGCCCAGGCCCAGGAGGCCCAGCAGGCCTTGAACGATCTTGCCGCCCAGATGACGGATCAGGACGGCGTCTCGGAAAATCGTGAAGCGCTGGAACTGGCCGAGGAGGCCCTGACCGAGGCCGAAGCTGCGGCCGAAGAGGCGGAAACGGCAACTCTCGAAGCGCGGGAAAGCGAACAGGCTGCGCGCGGCCCCTTGAGCGATGCAAAGCAGGTCCTGCAAGGGTTGGAGACTGAAGCGCGCACTCTGGAACAGGTACTGAACGTTCATGCCGACCAGGACCATACGCCGGTCGTGGAGCAGGTGCGGGTCGAGCCCGGCTACGAAACGGCCCTCGGTGCCGCGCTTGGCGAGGACCTCGACGCGTCGCTAGAACAGGCTGCCGCCGTCAAGTGGGGCAGCAGCTTGCCACATGGGAGCGACCCGGCCCTGCCGGATGGCGTGCCCATGCTGGCTGACCGTGTCGAAGCGCCGACAGAGCTTACACGCCGGCTGCGGCAGATCGGGCTGGTCTCGCAGGATGCGGGTCCGGGTCTGCGGGCGTCTCTGCAGCCCGGGCAGTGTCTTGTATCCCGGGAAGGCGACCTGTGGCGCTGGGACGGGTTTGTCGTTGCCGCCAACGCTCCGACACCTGCGGCACAACGGCTAGCCCAGAAAAACCGGCTGGCGGAGCTTGCCGAGGAAATCGAGACGGCAAGGCAAAAAGTGTTGGACCAGGGGCAGGTTCTGGAAGCAGCCGCAGCGGCCGTTCGCCAGGCGGTGGAGCACGAACAGATTGCGCGCGGCAAGGTGCGTGACGGCCAGCGGCGCACGTCGGCCGTGCGCGAAGCGCTCGCGGCCGCTGAGCGGGCAGCGTCCCAGATCGCAGCCAGGAAGGAAGCGGCCCAGGACAGGGCAGGGCGCCTTGGCGAGGAGGCGGAACTTGCGCGCGAACAGGTGCTGGAGGCAGAGGCTCTGCTGGAAGAGGCACCCGATGCTACGAACTTTCGCGACCAGATCGAGGCCTTGCAAGGGGATGTTGCGGCCGCGCGCAGCGCCTTGGCAGAGGCGCGCGCGGTCTCCGAAGGCCTGACACGCGAACAGCAGATGCGCGACCGCCGCCTGGAAGCGATCGCACGCGAATATGACAGCTGGAAAACCCGGGCCGCCAATGCCGCGCAGCAGATTTCCATCCTGAAAGAGCGTCAGGAGGAAGCCGAGGAAGAGCGGGCCGAGCTGATCGAGGCGCCGGAAGATATCGAGCTCAAGCGCCGGGAGCTGTTTTCCGCAATTGCCAAGGCGGAAGAAACAAAGAAGGAAAGGGACGACCGCCTGTCCCAGGCTGAGCTCGATCTTTCGGATGTCGACCGCGCGGCCAAGGCGGCGATGGAAGCCATGGCCGGCGCACGCGAACAGAAGATCAGGGCGGAAGAACGGCTCGAAGCAGCCCGGGCGCGCAAGGGCGACCTGGAACGGCGCATCGATGAAGACCTGGAAGTCTCGGTCGCAGCGCTGCCCGAGATTGCCGGCCTCAAGGAAGGCGCGCCTCTGCCCGACCCGGAAGCCATGGAACGCAAGCTGGAGCGGCTCAAGGCGGAACGGGAGCGTCTTGGCGGGGTCAACCTGCGCGCTGAGGAAGAGCTGCGGGAGATCGACGAGCAGAAAACCACGCTCACGTCGGAACGGGACGACCTGATCGAGGCGATTCGCAGACTGCGCACCGGCATCTCCAACCTCAACCGCGAGGCGCGCGAGCGCCTGCTGGCCTCCTTTGAGGTGGTCAATGGCCACTTCCAGAGGCTGTTCACGCATCTTTTCGGTGGCGGCACAGCGGAGCTTCAGCTGGTCGACAGCGACGATCCCCTGGATGCCGGTCTCGAAATCATTGCCCGCCCGCCCGGCAAGAAGCCGCAGACCATGACGCTGCTGTCCGGCGGCGAGCAGGCGCTGACGGCCATGTCGTTGATCTTCGCGGTGTTTTTGACGAATCCGGCCCCGATCTGCGTGCTTGACGAGGTCGATGCACCGCTCGACGACGCCAATGTGGAGCGCTATTGCGACCTTCTGGACGAGATGGCCGCGAGCACGGAAACGCGGTTCGTGGTCATCACGCACAATCCGATCACCATGGCGCGCATGAACCGCCTGTTCGGTGTAACCATGGCCGAAAGGGGCGTTTCGCAGCTCGTTTCGGTGGATTTGGAGACGGCGGAACGATTCCGCGAAACCGGTTAGCCGGTGGCCCGGAACGCATCTGGTGCGGCACTGCGGCGAAAAGCTTATGCAACTTAGGTCTCGCCGAATCTGTATAAGCGAAAAAAGATAAATAAAATCAAAAACTTATTGTTTCCTTAAGGCTTCTTGACACGGCAGGGGGCGCCGACTATGGTGCGCGCGGCTTACGGGGCTCCCTGTTGTTGGATCTGACATGTCGGCGCGGGCTGAGGACGAATGAACATGTCTTCGCAAAACGGCGATGATGAAGATCGGGTTGGTGCCCCGGAAGCGGGTCTGTCGGAACGGCGGGCTCAATTGAACCGGAAGCTTGACGACTTCAAGGCGGTGGAAGAAAAAGCCGCGAAGAAATCGCAAAGCACCTCATCCGGATATGCGCAGGCCATGAAGCTCTCGTCGGAGTTCATTGCAGGCATTCTGGTGGGGGCCGGGATTGGTTGGGTTGCCGACCAGTGGCTGGGGACAGCGCCATTCGGGCTGATTGTCTTCTTGTTGCTGGGCTTTGCGGCCGGTGTCTTGAATGTTCTGCGCTCGGCCGGTGTCGTCGAGCAGCCGGACGCCAAGATCCTGAGCCAAAAAGACGATCTGGACGACAGACCGGACTAGAATTTGTCGCGCCCCAGGGCGCAGCGATTGTGAACGAGCGAAGAAGGCTGGCCGGTGGCGAACGATCCGATCCAACAGTTTCAAATCCAGACGATTTTTCCGATTGAAGTCGGAGGCGTGGATTTTTCTTTCACCAATGCTTCGCTGTTCATGGTTTTGACCGTGGCAGCGACGTCTGCATTTCTGATCTTCTCGACCAGCGGCCGTGGCCTCGTGCCGACCCGCGTGCAGTCGGTCTCGGAAATGATGTATGAGTTCATAGCAAGTACCTTACGAGATGCGACAGGGACGGACGGGATGAGGTTCTTCCCCCTTGTCTTCTCCCTGTTCATGTTCGTGCTTGTTGCAAACCTCTTCGGGATGTTCCCGTATTTCTTCACGGTTACCAGCCATATCATCGTGACGTTCGCGCTTGCGATGCTGGTGATCTCGACCGTGATCCTCTACGGCTTCTATCGTCATGGACTTAAGTTCCTGAAGCTGTTCGTGCCGCATGGCGTTCCCGCAGCGCTGATCCCGCTCGTGACCCTGATCGAGGTTATCTCGTTCCTGTCCCGTCCGATCAGCCTGTCCGTACGTCTCTTCGCCAACATGCTGGCCGGTCACATCACTCTCAAGGTCTTCTCCGGCTTTGTCGTCAGCCTCGGCGCCATGGGCGCGGTCGGCTTCGTCGGCGCGGCTCTGCCGCTGGCCATGACGGTCGCCCTGACGGCGCTGGAATTCCTTGTCGCGTTCCTGCAGGCCTACGTCTTTGCCGTTCTGACCTGCATGTATCTGAACGACGCCGTTCATCCTTCACACTAAGGATCTATCCAATCACGCGGCCATGAGCGCCGTATGTGAGAAATCTGCAAACACCATCTAGGAGCACGTGTCATGGAAGCAGAAGCAGCAAAATACATCGGTGCAGGTATCGCATGTCTCGGCATGGGCGGCGCCGGCATCGGCCTCGGCACCATCTTCGGTAACTACCTCGCTGGCGCTCTGCGCAACCCGTCCGCAGCTGATGGCCAGTTCGGCCGCCTGATCTTCGGCTTCGCCGTGACGGAAGCTCTGGGCATCTTCTCCCTTCTGATCGCCTTCCTCATCCTGTTCGCTTAATCGCTTTTCCGAAGCGACAATTGATGCGACTCCGGTGGCGGCGCCAAGCGCCGCCTAGCCGGATTTAGGAGACAGGAAATGGCAGGCACGACCACAGAAGGCATCGAAG
This genomic interval from Labrenzia sp. VG12 contains the following:
- a CDS encoding DsbA family protein, whose product is MTQTRRQFLKTTALAAATLSLATTGSAFAQSVNEEELLKPGPLGDKILGDENAPVTIVEYASMTCGHCANFHKSTWPELKKQYIETGKVRFIFREFPLDPVAAAAFMLARCAPQDKYFEIVDIMFDSQRSWAFTDNPYQSLLDFSKQIGFTQESFEECLTNQGLLDAVNAVKDRGANEFGVNSTPTFFINGEKHSGALSIENMGKIIEENL
- the smc gene encoding chromosome segregation protein SMC is translated as MKFSKLRIVGFKSFVEPMEFIIGNGLTGVVGPNGCGKSNLVEALRWVMGENSYKNMRASGMDDVIFSGSLNRPARNTAEVTLFLENQDRTAPAAFNDADALEVSRRIEREQGSNYKINARDVRARDVQLLFADASTGARSPAMVRQGQIGELIAAKPTSRRQILEEAAGISGLHSRRHEAEIRLRAAEQNLERLEDVLVQIDGQLDNLKRQSRQATRYRNLSSEIRAAEASILYIRWTEARDALGTAEGQFAEAQKQVNEATALQAESARVQAIAAHKLPELRDEAAKAGAALQRLVIARNELDAEERRVKERLQDLERRLVQLAEDVRREQSMVSENDEVLERLSEERAELLEENEMVQERTETAREKVAEAEETVRGLETRLSDLTAAEARANAERRQLERAVAESRQRADRLVAQAQEAQQALNDLAAQMTDQDGVSENREALELAEEALTEAEAAAEEAETATLEARESEQAARGPLSDAKQVLQGLETEARTLEQVLNVHADQDHTPVVEQVRVEPGYETALGAALGEDLDASLEQAAAVKWGSSLPHGSDPALPDGVPMLADRVEAPTELTRRLRQIGLVSQDAGPGLRASLQPGQCLVSREGDLWRWDGFVVAANAPTPAAQRLAQKNRLAELAEEIETARQKVLDQGQVLEAAAAAVRQAVEHEQIARGKVRDGQRRTSAVREALAAAERAASQIAARKEAAQDRAGRLGEEAELAREQVLEAEALLEEAPDATNFRDQIEALQGDVAAARSALAEARAVSEGLTREQQMRDRRLEAIAREYDSWKTRAANAAQQISILKERQEEAEEERAELIEAPEDIELKRRELFSAIAKAEETKKERDDRLSQAELDLSDVDRAAKAAMEAMAGAREQKIRAEERLEAARARKGDLERRIDEDLEVSVAALPEIAGLKEGAPLPDPEAMERKLERLKAERERLGGVNLRAEEELREIDEQKTTLTSERDDLIEAIRRLRTGISNLNREARERLLASFEVVNGHFQRLFTHLFGGGTAELQLVDSDDPLDAGLEIIARPPGKKPQTMTLLSGGEQALTAMSLIFAVFLTNPAPICVLDEVDAPLDDANVERYCDLLDEMAASTETRFVVITHNPITMARMNRLFGVTMAERGVSQLVSVDLETAERFRETG
- a CDS encoding AtpZ/AtpI family protein; amino-acid sequence: MSSQNGDDEDRVGAPEAGLSERRAQLNRKLDDFKAVEEKAAKKSQSTSSGYAQAMKLSSEFIAGILVGAGIGWVADQWLGTAPFGLIVFLLLGFAAGVLNVLRSAGVVEQPDAKILSQKDDLDDRPD
- a CDS encoding F0F1 ATP synthase subunit A; amino-acid sequence: MANDPIQQFQIQTIFPIEVGGVDFSFTNASLFMVLTVAATSAFLIFSTSGRGLVPTRVQSVSEMMYEFIASTLRDATGTDGMRFFPLVFSLFMFVLVANLFGMFPYFFTVTSHIIVTFALAMLVISTVILYGFYRHGLKFLKLFVPHGVPAALIPLVTLIEVISFLSRPISLSVRLFANMLAGHITLKVFSGFVVSLGAMGAVGFVGAALPLAMTVALTALEFLVAFLQAYVFAVLTCMYLNDAVHPSH
- a CDS encoding F0F1 ATP synthase subunit C yields the protein MEAEAAKYIGAGIACLGMGGAGIGLGTIFGNYLAGALRNPSAADGQFGRLIFGFAVTEALGIFSLLIAFLILFA